One Fibrobacter sp. UWB16 DNA window includes the following coding sequences:
- a CDS encoding DUF4859 domain-containing protein, translated as MQKSCLGWIPGAVLSAALGVHTYAASGDAYTWPGYRSDLDYDTKSNLGDIQPPTKFNNNCSGVTGKKAGKWWAFYWGKDRDSRITDVTIDSILKKYDTDFEYLYNEMGWAPDAQAQEGQYSAIYYYGSGTCAGGAKTDTTGGWQTWVAGYTAVAASFYPLYSFNTSCPYRDRVAQMDAMIHEGIHSMTNGYPGAKDAHWFQEAGNTWIQQDMFSHRDGVYSGMGFLNAATVIAPFMPIETYSGWLIDGTFGGPGGGADGGGVTGKNQRYLLGGSQYSNIFPTFIGTWIGTGAVRWIYGNAYGKTKYLLETYGLDKGLGDAGVRRLITEFRARLAMLDMKKWSGEIKNLLNQHFGSDTYWEQDMWDNNRKSYTWTMTPYQTVTESNGYLVPNQETTPGWSGSNVVPLKVQSGAKEVTVSFYPNGANSNNKNMNFLLCYRATDGTPVYSEPITGEGSATLRLDKTPSSTNGTPMVFAVIVNTDYQYTGNTGIRKLHYDYKLKLETGVSGAGAANVKYYNDFKLDYAWPEIGDAPTSSSSSVSPKSSSSSEMPASSSSSAKIVTDGATTYSISVTLPIDDNYATISAKFDISEVAKKLGLTTATLTQAQFFALESDGNIVTNSTATAPGHWFGKDSKVVEWGESAYIFSETDLSSGTLAIGHYPNRVSNGDKFNFTQGLTYNGKTVLFKVMVSITNGLGSDESGKTTALMYGLDKVSTHMNLALRNGNLEIRYTLPQRDNVKISLFNGFGALLAQEITGMQNAGLHKRSLNMSQIPRGTYIVKITTGSYREARPINITR; from the coding sequence CCGGGCGCCGTTTTGTCGGCTGCCCTAGGTGTTCACACATACGCGGCGTCGGGTGATGCTTACACATGGCCCGGCTATCGCAGCGACCTGGATTACGATACGAAATCGAATCTGGGCGATATCCAACCGCCGACCAAGTTCAACAACAATTGTTCGGGCGTTACCGGAAAGAAGGCCGGTAAGTGGTGGGCGTTTTACTGGGGCAAGGATCGCGACAGCCGCATTACCGATGTGACGATTGATTCGATTCTTAAGAAGTACGATACCGATTTTGAGTATTTGTACAATGAGATGGGATGGGCGCCGGATGCCCAGGCGCAAGAAGGCCAGTACAGCGCCATTTATTACTACGGTTCGGGGACATGTGCCGGTGGCGCAAAGACGGATACTACGGGCGGTTGGCAGACATGGGTAGCAGGCTACACGGCCGTGGCCGCTTCGTTTTATCCGCTGTACAGTTTTAATACGAGTTGCCCTTACCGTGATCGCGTGGCGCAGATGGATGCGATGATTCATGAGGGAATTCACTCGATGACGAATGGTTACCCAGGCGCAAAGGATGCGCACTGGTTCCAAGAAGCGGGCAACACCTGGATTCAGCAGGATATGTTCAGCCACCGCGACGGTGTTTACAGCGGTATGGGATTCTTGAACGCGGCGACGGTCATTGCGCCGTTTATGCCAATTGAAACTTATTCGGGCTGGCTCATTGACGGTACTTTCGGTGGCCCTGGCGGCGGTGCCGATGGCGGTGGCGTGACCGGCAAGAATCAGCGTTACCTGCTGGGGGGCTCGCAGTACAGCAACATCTTCCCGACATTTATCGGCACATGGATTGGAACGGGTGCGGTTCGCTGGATTTACGGAAACGCTTACGGCAAGACCAAATACCTGCTTGAAACTTACGGCCTCGACAAGGGTCTTGGCGATGCGGGCGTGCGCAGGCTCATTACCGAATTCCGCGCAAGGCTTGCAATGCTCGACATGAAAAAATGGTCCGGCGAAATCAAGAATTTGCTGAACCAGCATTTTGGAAGCGACACCTACTGGGAACAGGACATGTGGGACAATAACAGGAAAAGCTACACCTGGACCATGACGCCCTACCAGACGGTGACGGAAAGCAACGGCTACCTTGTTCCGAATCAGGAAACGACTCCGGGATGGTCGGGCTCGAATGTGGTGCCGCTGAAGGTGCAAAGCGGCGCTAAAGAAGTGACGGTGAGTTTCTACCCGAACGGCGCAAATTCCAATAACAAGAACATGAATTTCTTGCTGTGCTACCGCGCGACCGACGGTACACCTGTGTACAGCGAACCCATTACAGGCGAAGGTTCCGCGACGCTTCGCCTGGACAAGACGCCTTCTTCGACGAACGGCACGCCGATGGTTTTCGCGGTCATCGTGAATACCGATTACCAGTACACCGGCAATACGGGAATTCGCAAGTTGCATTACGATTATAAGTTGAAACTGGAAACGGGCGTCAGCGGCGCTGGTGCTGCAAACGTCAAGTATTACAATGACTTCAAGCTAGATTACGCATGGCCTGAAATCGGAGACGCACCGACAAGTTCGAGCAGTTCCGTATCGCCGAAATCTTCGAGCAGCAGCGAGATGCCCGCGAGCTCCAGCAGTTCTGCAAAAATCGTCACGGACGGTGCCACGACATATTCTATCTCAGTGACGCTTCCGATTGACGACAACTACGCCACCATTTCTGCAAAATTTGATATCAGCGAGGTTGCGAAGAAACTCGGACTCACCACAGCAACGCTCACGCAGGCACAATTCTTCGCACTAGAAAGCGACGGTAATATCGTGACCAACAGTACCGCTACCGCTCCGGGTCATTGGTTTGGTAAAGACAGCAAGGTGGTGGAATGGGGCGAGTCCGCCTACATATTCAGCGAAACAGATTTATCAAGCGGTACACTCGCAATAGGCCACTACCCCAACCGAGTCAGCAATGGTGACAAATTTAACTTTACGCAGGGACTCACTTACAATGGAAAAACGGTCCTTTTCAAAGTCATGGTCAGCATTACCAACGGGTTAGGCAGTGACGAAAGCGGAAAGACCACAGCTCTGATGTACGGACTTGATAAAGTTTCGACACACATGAACCTCGCCCTCCGTAATGGAAATCTCGAAATCCGTTACACGCTCCCTCAGCGCGACAATGTGAAGATAAGCCTATTCAACGGATTCGGAGCATTGCTCGCACAAGAAATCACGGGAATGCAAAACGCAGGCTTGCACAAGCGTTCGCTCAACATGAGCCAAATACCGCGCGGCACCTACATCGTAAAAATCACAACGGGCAGTTACCGCGAAGCAAGACCGATTAACATCACAAGATAA
- a CDS encoding rhamnogalacturonan lyase produces MNKIWCLGLSLALGLGSAQAARQMEWLNRGLVAVKTTNGVFLSWRVLGTDGNTTGFNLYRDGEKIASFTGSQASNYTDTKGTASSKYSVKAVVGGKEMAADAAVSVWSNQYLTVNLDRPNGGSDYTYSPNDIAVGDVDGDGEFELILKWDPSNSKDNSQKGKTGNVIIDCYKMNGKKLWRVDLGVNIRAGAHYTQMLVGDYDGDGKAEFAVKTAPGTKDGSGNYLSLGSAKGADHSKDYRNSNGYILSGPEWLTIFNGETGKEMATVDYNPGRGTVKSWGDSYGNRVDRFLATNAYLDGKKPSMVFQRGYYTRMAITAYDWDGKTLSQRWYYNAATSGQECYGQGNHNISAGDVDGDGFDEIIEGSSAIDHNGKFMYRTGKGHGDAMHLSDLDPDNPGLEVWQVHEEKPYGYDLHDARTGKLLFSETSSGDNGRGVAGDVDSLNRGHELWSAANWNTYTVKGKIWKADKRPAYNFRIYWDGDLLDELLDNTTISKWDHAKQQSNTLFQMQGNSCNTTKATPNFSGDILGDWREEVILHDGASKLYIYTTTIPTEHRMYTLAHDPIYRLGMSWQNTAYNQPPHLGFWLYGNKDKFPTPDITLVGDHTPKPAAIIKQGAGSSSQAIALGDSIVPFTFAIQNADGATVKNLPAGVTAKWNAQTNSLYFSGTPTVSGEFTYTITTKGGNAEYGEATRSGKFTITDTNAPIIPADSTNGIADSTTTSLKSHVQRMLMNGSGRIYDLRGRLVKQRKHRGVYLTR; encoded by the coding sequence ATGAACAAAATTTGGTGTTTGGGATTGTCCCTAGCGCTTGGGCTAGGGAGTGCGCAGGCTGCGCGACAGATGGAATGGCTGAATCGCGGCTTGGTCGCTGTCAAGACGACTAACGGAGTTTTCCTCAGTTGGCGAGTTCTCGGAACAGACGGCAATACGACCGGTTTTAACCTGTACCGCGATGGCGAGAAAATCGCTAGTTTTACGGGTTCACAGGCAAGCAACTACACAGATACAAAAGGAACAGCATCGAGCAAATACTCAGTGAAGGCTGTTGTCGGCGGCAAGGAAATGGCGGCGGATGCAGCAGTTTCTGTTTGGAGTAATCAATATCTGACCGTAAATCTTGACCGTCCGAATGGTGGGAGCGATTACACCTACAGCCCGAACGATATCGCGGTAGGCGATGTAGACGGCGATGGAGAATTTGAGCTGATTCTCAAGTGGGATCCGAGCAATTCTAAAGACAATTCGCAGAAGGGCAAAACCGGCAACGTCATCATCGATTGCTACAAAATGAATGGCAAAAAGTTGTGGCGCGTTGACCTCGGCGTAAATATTCGCGCAGGGGCGCATTACACGCAGATGCTCGTGGGCGACTATGATGGCGACGGCAAGGCAGAATTTGCCGTAAAAACAGCGCCCGGAACAAAGGACGGTAGCGGCAATTACTTGTCACTCGGTTCTGCAAAAGGCGCAGACCACAGCAAGGATTACAGGAATTCAAACGGCTACATTCTTTCAGGTCCCGAATGGCTCACGATTTTTAACGGCGAAACCGGCAAGGAAATGGCGACGGTTGATTACAATCCAGGTCGTGGCACCGTCAAGAGCTGGGGCGATAGCTACGGCAACCGCGTTGACAGATTCCTCGCGACAAACGCCTACCTTGATGGTAAAAAGCCGAGTATGGTATTTCAGCGCGGTTACTACACCCGAATGGCAATTACCGCCTACGATTGGGACGGCAAAACGCTTTCACAGCGCTGGTATTACAACGCGGCAACGAGCGGACAGGAATGTTACGGGCAAGGCAATCACAACATTTCCGCAGGCGACGTGGATGGCGACGGTTTCGATGAAATCATTGAAGGTAGCAGCGCCATTGACCACAACGGGAAATTCATGTACCGCACAGGCAAGGGTCACGGCGATGCCATGCACTTGAGCGATCTCGACCCCGATAATCCCGGTCTTGAAGTTTGGCAAGTTCACGAAGAAAAGCCCTACGGCTACGATTTGCACGATGCCCGCACCGGCAAGTTGCTTTTTAGCGAAACGAGCTCCGGGGACAACGGGCGCGGCGTCGCAGGTGACGTAGATTCACTAAACCGCGGACACGAACTTTGGTCTGCCGCAAACTGGAACACCTATACCGTAAAAGGAAAAATTTGGAAAGCAGACAAGCGCCCCGCTTATAACTTCCGTATTTATTGGGATGGCGACTTGCTTGATGAACTGTTGGACAATACGACCATCAGCAAGTGGGACCATGCCAAGCAACAGAGCAATACGCTTTTTCAGATGCAGGGCAACAGCTGCAACACCACCAAGGCAACGCCGAACTTTAGCGGTGATATTTTAGGCGACTGGCGCGAAGAAGTCATTTTGCATGATGGAGCTTCCAAGCTCTACATCTACACGACCACCATTCCGACGGAACACCGTATGTACACGCTTGCGCATGACCCGATTTACCGTCTCGGCATGAGCTGGCAAAACACGGCCTACAACCAGCCTCCACATTTGGGATTCTGGCTGTACGGTAACAAGGACAAGTTCCCGACGCCTGACATTACGCTCGTCGGCGATCATACACCGAAACCCGCCGCGATTATCAAGCAGGGCGCAGGTTCCAGCAGCCAAGCCATTGCGCTCGGTGATTCGATTGTCCCGTTCACTTTTGCAATCCAGAATGCCGATGGTGCAACAGTCAAAAACCTCCCTGCAGGCGTAACAGCCAAATGGAACGCACAGACAAATTCTCTATACTTCAGCGGAACTCCGACCGTCAGCGGAGAGTTCACCTACACGATCACCACAAAGGGAGGCAACGCGGAATACGGCGAAGCAACCCGCAGCGGGAAATTTACAATTACCGACACAAATGCCCCTATTATTCCTGCGGATAGTACAAATGGCATAGCGGATTCCACGACAACATCGCTAAAGTCCCATGTGCAAAGAATGCTGATGAATGGTTCCGGGCGAATTTATGATTTGCGAGGTCGTCTCGTGAAACAACGTAAACATAGAGGTGTTTACTTGACGCGATAA